A stretch of the Bacillus sp. FJAT-18017 genome encodes the following:
- the pnp gene encoding polyribonucleotide nucleotidyltransferase: MESKKQEFSIDWAGRKLTVEVGQLAKQANGAALVRYGDTAVLSTATASKEPKNVDFFPLTVNYEERLYAVGKIPGGFIKREGRPSEKAILASRLIDRPIRPLFADGFRNDVQVISIVMSVDQDCPSDMAAMLGSSIALSVSDIPFEGPIAGVIVGRVDGKFVINPTVEQAEKSDIHLAVAGTRDAINMVEAGALEVPEEVMLEAIMFGHDEIKRLITFQDEIVRAVGKEKREIKLYEVDQELKAEVLELCEKDMISAIQVQEKHAREAAIKEVKDAILAKYVDQEATDEDLKQVKQILDKLVKDEVRRLITQEKVRPDGRGPDEIRPLSSQVGLLSRTHGSGLFTRGQTQALSICTLGAMGDVQILDGLGLEEEKRFMHHYNFPLFSVGETGPIRGPGRREIGHGALGERALEPIIPSEKDFPYTIRLVSEVLESNGSTSQASICASTLAMMDAGVPIKAPVAGIAMGLVKSGEHYTVLTDIQGMEDHLGDMDFKVAGTSKGVTALQMDIKIEGLSREILEEALEQAKKGRMQILESMLSTLAEPRAQLSQYAPKILTMTINPDKIRDVIGPSGKQINKIIEETGVKIDIEQDGTVFIASTNEEMNQKAKKIIEDIVREVVVGEYYLGKVKRIEKFGCFVEIFAGKDGLVHISELAEERVGKVEDVVKIGDEMLVKVTEIDRQGRVNLSRKAVLKEQREKAEQENK, from the coding sequence ATGGAATCAAAGAAACAAGAGTTTTCTATTGATTGGGCGGGGCGCAAGCTTACCGTCGAAGTTGGCCAGCTTGCAAAGCAGGCAAATGGAGCGGCCCTTGTCCGTTATGGAGATACTGCAGTACTTAGTACAGCAACTGCTTCAAAAGAACCCAAAAACGTGGACTTCTTCCCACTTACTGTAAACTACGAAGAACGCCTATATGCTGTTGGGAAAATTCCTGGCGGATTCATTAAGCGTGAAGGCCGGCCAAGTGAAAAAGCAATCCTTGCAAGCCGCCTGATTGATCGTCCGATCCGCCCGCTTTTTGCTGATGGATTCAGGAATGATGTACAAGTTATTTCGATTGTAATGAGTGTTGACCAGGATTGCCCATCCGATATGGCAGCAATGCTTGGCTCTTCAATTGCCCTCAGCGTATCCGACATTCCATTTGAAGGACCTATCGCGGGTGTTATTGTTGGCCGCGTTGATGGAAAGTTCGTCATCAATCCGACCGTTGAGCAAGCCGAAAAGAGCGATATACACCTTGCCGTTGCTGGGACAAGGGATGCAATCAACATGGTTGAAGCAGGCGCGCTGGAAGTTCCAGAGGAAGTCATGCTTGAAGCGATTATGTTTGGACATGACGAAATCAAGCGTCTCATTACCTTCCAGGATGAAATTGTAAGGGCTGTAGGCAAGGAAAAGCGTGAAATTAAACTTTATGAAGTTGATCAGGAATTGAAGGCAGAAGTACTTGAGCTCTGTGAAAAAGATATGATTTCAGCAATCCAGGTCCAGGAAAAGCATGCCCGTGAAGCTGCCATCAAAGAAGTGAAGGATGCAATTCTTGCAAAGTACGTGGATCAGGAAGCAACTGATGAAGACCTTAAGCAGGTTAAACAAATCCTCGACAAATTAGTTAAGGATGAGGTCCGCCGTTTGATTACTCAAGAAAAGGTTCGTCCAGACGGCCGCGGTCCCGATGAAATCCGTCCTCTGTCTTCGCAAGTCGGCCTGTTGAGCCGCACCCATGGTTCCGGCTTGTTTACACGCGGCCAGACTCAGGCGCTCAGCATCTGTACTCTTGGTGCAATGGGCGATGTTCAGATTCTGGATGGCCTTGGGCTTGAAGAAGAAAAAAGGTTTATGCACCATTACAATTTTCCTCTCTTCTCTGTTGGTGAAACAGGCCCTATCAGAGGACCAGGCCGCCGCGAAATCGGACACGGAGCACTTGGGGAAAGGGCGCTTGAACCTATTATTCCGTCTGAGAAGGATTTCCCTTATACAATTCGCCTTGTATCTGAAGTCCTTGAATCGAACGGTTCAACATCTCAGGCAAGTATTTGTGCGAGTACACTTGCGATGATGGATGCAGGGGTTCCAATCAAAGCTCCTGTAGCTGGGATTGCAATGGGACTTGTTAAATCTGGTGAGCATTACACTGTTCTTACAGATATCCAGGGAATGGAAGATCACCTTGGCGACATGGACTTTAAGGTAGCAGGTACTTCAAAAGGTGTGACTGCCCTTCAAATGGATATTAAAATTGAAGGTCTATCCCGCGAAATCCTGGAAGAAGCATTGGAGCAGGCTAAGAAAGGCCGTATGCAAATACTTGAGTCCATGCTATCCACATTGGCAGAACCAAGGGCACAGTTATCTCAATATGCCCCTAAGATTTTGACGATGACCATCAATCCGGATAAGATCAGAGATGTTATCGGACCAAGTGGAAAACAAATCAATAAGATTATTGAAGAAACAGGCGTTAAAATCGATATCGAGCAGGATGGTACAGTATTCATTGCTTCTACAAATGAAGAAATGAACCAGAAAGCGAAGAAAATTATCGAGGATATCGTCCGTGAAGTTGTTGTGGGCGAGTATTACTTAGGCAAAGTAAAACGGATTGAAAAATTCGGCTGCTTCGTCGAAATTTTTGCCGGAAAAGATGGGCTTGTCCATATTTCCGAGCTTGCTGAAGAGCGAGTTGGCAAAGTTGAAGATGTTGTTAAAATCGGTGACGAAATGCTTGTCAAGGTTACCGAGATTGACAGACAGGGCCGTGTAAACCTTTCCCGCAAGGCAGTTCTAAAAGAACAGCGTGAAAAGGCTGAGCAGGAAAATAAGTAA
- the rpsO gene encoding 30S ribosomal protein S15: MAITQERKNELINEYKTHEADTGSAEVQIAVLTESINNLNEHLRTHKKDHHSRRGLLKMVGKRRNLLTYLRNKDVARYRELINKLGLRR, from the coding sequence ATGGCAATCACACAAGAACGCAAAAACGAACTAATCAATGAGTACAAAACTCATGAAGCCGATACTGGATCTGCAGAGGTCCAAATCGCTGTCCTTACTGAATCAATCAACAACTTGAACGAGCACTTGCGCACACACAAGAAGGACCACCACTCACGTCGCGGTCTTTTGAAAATGGTTGGTAAGCGCCGTAACCTATTAACTTACCTGCGTAACAAAGACGTTGCACGCTACCGTGAGTTAATCAATAAGCTTGGCTTACGTCGATAG
- the truB gene encoding tRNA pseudouridine(55) synthase TruB — translation MEGILPLYKPAGMTSHDCVFKLRKILKTKKVGHTGTLDPDVTGVLPICIGRATKVAEYITDAGKAYEGEVTIGVSTETEDASGPEVNRIPVERIISRQEILDVLDSLTGEIEQTPPMYSAVKVNGKRLYEYARKGIEVERPSRFVTIYKLELLDDREEFIGETITFRFRAECSKGTYIRTLAVMIGERLGYPAHMSSLIRTRSAAYTLDDCLTFAQIEELMATGEIDQALRPTASALFHLPKYRINDTLAEKVKNGVRLRIPEEFSNHSGPIALEVMSGEVLAIYQKHPEKEGLMKPIKVLWMADNNG, via the coding sequence TTGGAGGGAATTTTGCCGTTATACAAACCCGCGGGAATGACCTCGCATGATTGCGTGTTCAAACTGCGAAAAATACTAAAAACTAAAAAGGTTGGTCATACGGGGACACTAGACCCTGATGTGACAGGCGTCCTGCCCATATGTATCGGCAGGGCAACCAAAGTTGCTGAATACATAACAGACGCTGGTAAAGCATATGAAGGAGAAGTCACTATTGGTGTATCAACCGAAACTGAAGATGCATCAGGACCAGAAGTAAACCGAATCCCTGTAGAAAGAATAATCAGCAGACAGGAAATACTTGATGTACTGGATTCATTAACAGGAGAAATTGAACAAACCCCGCCTATGTATTCGGCGGTCAAAGTGAACGGGAAAAGACTTTATGAATATGCCCGAAAAGGGATTGAAGTTGAAAGGCCCTCCAGATTCGTGACAATCTATAAGCTAGAACTTCTTGATGACCGCGAGGAGTTTATTGGAGAAACAATTACTTTCAGATTCCGTGCTGAGTGCAGTAAAGGGACGTATATTAGGACACTGGCAGTCATGATTGGTGAGAGACTGGGTTATCCGGCACATATGTCCTCGCTAATCCGGACCCGTTCTGCAGCATATACACTCGATGATTGTTTAACATTTGCCCAAATCGAGGAATTGATGGCAACAGGGGAGATTGACCAGGCATTAAGGCCAACGGCAAGCGCTCTTTTCCATTTGCCGAAATACAGGATAAATGATACATTAGCAGAGAAAGTGAAGAATGGGGTGCGCCTGCGTATCCCTGAAGAATTCAGCAACCATTCCGGCCCGATTGCTTTAGAAGTTATGTCAGGAGAGGTCCTTGCTATCTATCAAAAGCACCCTGAAAAGGAAGGGCTGATGAAGCCGATTAAAGTGCTGTGGATGGCTGATAACAATGGCTAA
- the ribF gene encoding bifunctional riboflavin kinase/FAD synthetase, which produces MEVINLKYPHHIAKNDLPPSSVALGYFDGVHLGHQKVISDARLHAEEKGLKTAVMTFHPHPKVVLGRMDQEIEYITPMDEKIRLIAETGADILFIAEFSNEFANLTPQEFIDQYIIGLNIQHVSAGFDYSYGRMGKGNMETMPFHSRGQFSYSMVEKLELNGEKISSTLIRQYIMQGKMEAIKGLLGRMYTTSGVVIHGDKRGRTIGFPTANVGLTGEYLLPPLGVYAVRIHVGGSWYYGVCNMGYKPTFKKEKAPKPSIEVNIFDFNEDIYGQRVIVEWHVYLRKEQKFTGINELVSQINKDKERTAVHFGLSIG; this is translated from the coding sequence GTGGAAGTAATCAATCTAAAATATCCCCATCATATAGCTAAAAATGATTTACCGCCGTCCTCGGTTGCACTGGGCTATTTCGACGGGGTTCATCTTGGACATCAAAAGGTAATCTCCGATGCGCGTTTGCATGCAGAAGAAAAGGGACTGAAGACTGCCGTTATGACCTTCCATCCCCATCCCAAGGTTGTGCTGGGCAGGATGGATCAGGAAATTGAATATATTACACCAATGGATGAAAAGATTAGGCTTATTGCTGAAACAGGTGCGGATATTTTGTTTATTGCCGAATTTTCGAATGAATTCGCAAACCTGACACCTCAGGAATTTATAGATCAGTATATTATTGGGCTCAACATCCAACACGTATCAGCTGGCTTCGATTATTCTTATGGACGAATGGGCAAAGGAAACATGGAAACGATGCCGTTTCACTCTCGGGGGCAATTCAGCTATTCCATGGTTGAAAAGCTTGAGCTGAATGGAGAGAAAATTAGTTCCACTCTCATTAGACAATATATAATGCAAGGAAAAATGGAAGCTATCAAAGGTCTGCTTGGCAGAATGTATACAACTTCCGGGGTTGTCATTCATGGTGATAAGCGAGGCAGGACGATTGGATTTCCCACTGCCAATGTAGGGCTAACTGGAGAATATCTATTACCTCCGCTGGGCGTATATGCCGTACGAATCCACGTTGGCGGCTCCTGGTACTATGGCGTTTGTAATATGGGGTACAAACCTACCTTCAAGAAGGAAAAAGCACCTAAGCCTTCTATAGAGGTTAATATATTCGACTTTAACGAGGATATTTATGGTCAAAGAGTAATTGTCGAATGGCATGTTTATTTGAGGAAGGAACAGAAATTTACCGGTATCAATGAACTTGTCTCGCAAATAAACAAAGACAAAGAACGGACAGCCGTACATTTTGGCTTAAGTATTGGTTAG